The nucleotide window ACCTCCCTTGATCCTTCTCCATCCTGCTATGAACTTCCTGTCCCCTTTCTGTCCTCAAGGCCATCATTTGTTATCCCTCTGGCTATTTATCTATTTGTTAATAATCAGTTGCCGATGTGTGGAGgaatttaaatattgtacattcaCCTGTCATTCAGAGGCTCAATTTACCATCAGCCTTTGTTTGGAATGGGTACAAATTTACTAATTTTATGGTATCCccagggctgctgggactgagGGACTGCCAGAGGAAGATGAGGAGCTTGGGACAGAATGATGACAGGTGAATGTATCATCAAAATTGCAATCAGCcaggtaaggatattttattgcagaatagatcacctctcccttctgcaataaagaagctGCCTGTTTGCAAACGTTTAATTTTTAACTATGGCTTTGCTTTAGGCACTCATTGACACTTGGGCTAGCATGCCATTTTACTATGACATTTACTTTTCTACTTCATTTCAACACCAAATGACAGTCTGCCTCTGCTGTTGTAATTCTctgcacaaaaataaaagaagcattTTCAGGTTTTGAAATGTAAACCAAATGAGACTTAATAATGCACTATAAGATATTAAACCAGAACCCTGAGTCTGCTACACATATTTAAGGTACCGGAAGTACCTAGAGGTGgatttttacaattcattttgCTCAAAGTGTGAAAGGCAATATGTCAATGAGAGCTTAGCTGACACACCTTCAGAAAGTTTTATTGAATGTActtaaataaattatacttataaAGTGGATAAACCTCATTAATTACAACACccagaacattcattttattacttgATAAACTGGTTTAAAAAACGTACTTCAACCAGGGACCTACAATGACTTCAAAAGGAAAAAGGAGTGCCCAAAAAAGTATGCCATGTGCTTCCAACTCGTCTGATGTAGAAAATTTTACACTTGCCCATATTACCGCATATGTGGCCCATACAATACACTGAACAAAAACTGGGGTCAGGGGGATTAAATCAAACTATAAGTGACTCTTATGTAAAGAACAGAATGATTTGCAGAACATATTTGTTGCCATATTTAAGGATGAACACTggacaacatacaaaaaaatgtcatgtgatGGGCGGCACcaatggctcagtggctagcagcTGGGTTGTAGACCTGAAAACTGAAAggggtttgcatgttctccccatgatCATGTCTTGTCGGTTATTTTTCCCCTATTATTCTTCAGGATCTAATGCTTTTTAAAACTGTACAGATATAATAGAGAGATACAATCAGGGATGGCCACTGGTACTACATTCTACATGGCAAGGGCCAGAAAACTTACATAgttattcaggttgaaaaaagacataagtccatcatgttcaaccactagggaaataaacatatcccagatataaaaccccatgaaCAAagctgatctagaggaaggcaaaaaagcaatttgctccaacaggggaaaaaaattccttcctgattccatgaggcaatcggattccctggatcagcagtcactgttatctttcctttaaatccttaatcctcagttatattctgtgcttctagaaatcatccagcatctatagtagttgcttaaAGTTATATCGAGTGGCTTTATAGACATGGTagttaataaaagaaatgcaggGGGAAAGGGGACGATGTGGGCCTAGGGATTACATCCCCCTAGCACTATatcccatttatatattttgttaactgGTTCAGTTTTAAAGTTTCTGATGTACATAATAAACTCTATATGGCCTGCTTGTCCCtcaatataattatattagtCTTGAAAAAGCTgagatagaaaaatagaaaagttggTCATATTCTTACTTGTCTCAAGGGCTGAACCACACTATAGGTTTGTGGCTTTGTGGGTACCTGTCCATAACATCTATCACTCAATTAGGAAATCTTCTGGGTTCTCTTCCAAAGAATTGAATGCAGAGGTTTCTATTTAAGGGACTGTTAACACTAGAGAATACATAGATATTTCAGACAATTGCTCACTTCTGGCATTatagtcacagtttggtgaagactctTTTCCGTTAAGcaatgactgtgccccggggtacaaggCCAGATCTATAAAGACAAGGTgggaccagtttggtgtggagggaCCCAAGTTGGCTTTACAGAGCCCTAACCTCAACCTTACTGAACGCCTTTGGGATGAACTATAATGCTGATTTTTGCCAGATCATCTCATTCAACATCAGTACCTGGCCTCACgttcccacagacaccctccaaaattaTGTGGAAAGTCTTTTCAGAGGAATGGAGACTGTTACAGCTGCAAAGTGGGATCACCCTCATTctaatggccatggttttagaatgggaacccaacaagctcatatagttGTGATGGCCTGCTGTCCACAAACGTGTGGCCACGTAAGTAAGTCAACGAGTAAGCCTAAAGTACTAGGAGGGGCCAGCTTTATTAGGAACCATCTGCCTTGTTCTGCCTAAACAACACTTGGGTAGAAAAGCTGACCTGTTCCTGCGTATCCTATGATATATTGAAGTATAGTTGAGTTTACAGACGTCTGTTGGGACCATGGTGCAGGATGGGGCATTAATTCAAATGAGGTTCAATATCTagaagaacaaaatgaaaaattaggtAGTGTACTTTCTATGTATTAGAAGCGTCCAATTGATTCCCTTATTTCAATTGGTTGGTTCAATTTGTTACCGAGACATGGCACAGAGAATAGGTTACTTCATGGAATCAGAGGAATGTACTATACTATATCATGTAGGGTGATAAGACCAAGGATGTAAAGGCTGCCTATATGGACTGAGTTAGATATTGATCAATTTGGTGCATGTCCTACAGCAAATGTCCCATGTCTCTACCAACTTTAGCTGAGCTTCACCTCAGCCACAGATACGACTTTAAAATATGGAGATTGCCTACTCTAGTTAAATGGCTGGGGATCCTAATGTTCCACCGTACAAAATATGATTACTCTTGTATAAACCTGGTGTTGTAAAAGTATtaaattaaaagtattaaaagtattGATCTGTAATCTGATACCCACATCCTTTTTATATCTCTGGGTTCAAAGTAGATGAATATATTCACAGGCAGTTCTGAAAGTCCCTGGGTCTGCTTCACATGAGGCTTGCTATGTGGGAAATTCAATTCATAAAAGAGCATTGTCACACTATTATAGGAAGTGTATTCCTGGCAAGATCACCAATAAAAAGCATGAACAGGTAAAACTAGTACAGCCATTACACCTAAGGagtggtaatctgcaatatattattttgttgtttttggggtttaaattttaactttcattGACAAGATGTTCATTTAGTTTCCAGTATATATTGCTCTCCGTATGATACCAATCATTCCACCCTCAGCATACAATAGAGCAATATATATATCAGCAGTGCCCACATAAACCCTACTTGTTGTACATGATCTATGACCATCATGTTATTATGATGTATTGAAGTCACAGTACACAAAAAGGTCAGGATTGGACTTTTcccagcttattattattattaataaacaggatttatatagcgccaacatattatgcagcgctgtacattaaatagggattgcaaatgacagactaatacagacagtgatacaggaggagaggaccctgccccgcagagcttacaatctagtaggtgggggaatttcacacacaataggatgggagatatgtagtggtgggaagtagtgatggtttcaaatgacagaagaagatgggtaggcaagtttgaaaaaatgggttttgagcgctcttttaaatgagtaggaGTAggagccgaataggacgaggaagaccattccactcggggcagctctagagaagtcttgtatccgtgcgtgtgatgaggttatgagtgaggaagtcattagtaggtcattggaggagcggagagagcggcaggggagtatttttctatcaggtcaaaaatgtaagtgggacaataactgtggagggatttgaaggcaaagcacaggagattaatttgattctaaggtgaaatggaagccaatggagagaactacaaagagatgcagcggaagaggagcggagggaaggatggatgagtctgcctgcagcattcataatagattgtagaggagagagtcgggttagtggaataccagagaggaggaggttacagtagtccagacgagagatgataagagcatgtacaaggagtttggtggtctcaggggacaggtaggggcggattttggagatgttgcgtagatgaaagtgtcaggacctggaaatgttctgaatatggggggtaaatgagagggccgagtcaaaggtgacaccaagacaacgtgccggggagggccgaataacagtgttataacagttagatatatgtcagggggagatttggaatttgaggggggagatgatgagttcccctttatctaggttgagtttcaggaatcggtcagacatccatgatgagatggctgacaggcagcatgagacagGACGGGAGACAGGTCTTATATACATATTCTCTATATACCAATTCCACAAAGAGCTATtttacattcaaataaaatatttgaaagaaatGACTCATGTCATTGGCCTATGGATATAAATTTTGAAGACACATTATGCCTCTATGGCATTCCATAGCAAGGCCATCCAACTCTATCACTCAAGGACCAGGATCAGTATATCCTAGAGTAGCACTAGATAAGTCCGTGTTCCTCTAGAGCAGGTCATAtctcatatataatatacataggGGACCCACACTGCATTATGGGATAGCCAGACATTGTCCCTTGGAGCTGCAATTGACAAAAAAGGGAGTTTGCCCCCTGCAGCAGATACCCCTGGATTTCGCACTTCCTATCACAAAAGATGATTGGATAGATCGGCAACGTCCCATTCCGAGTTTGCTGTGTCAGCTggtttaaaaattcaatttaacaaaatagttttcatttaaaatgaagattCAAGCTTCATGGATTTAAGAGAGGCATCACTTATATTATAATAGGTttgaagaaaacaataaaaagtttggaaaagtcacataattaaataaattaaaaatcctcAGCAGGAACAATTGTTTCTTTAAGTAAAGTTTCACAGTTTCTGATATTGTGGTCATGTGATAATTGTTCCATTAGGATGACACTTTGCTTCTTGGACCTTTTTCCATATTTCTACCAAAGTCTCCATTTTGACCCAGTGTACCACCAGTGCTTGCTGGTAGCGGCAGGCATCGAAATTCAACCCCCAAACGTAGAAGCGTTGGTCGTCGTGCATAGTAAGGTTAGCAGCTAGGGCCAGGAAACCTAAATACACATCATCTAATGGGAAAACAGGGATTTTCAGGGAAGCTTCATAGAGGAGTGGGACTGAGGCTCTGGGGAAGAGGAACCCCCCGCCAGACAGGAAATAAGGGTATTTGTAGTTTGGAAACAGAGTCTTTGAGACTTCGTACTTAGAAGAACGGAGGACGACAGCATGACGCTGCACCGCACCATGAAGGGAATGCAGAGTTCCATGCTCCTTTATGTACCGCACCAGTGCAGCAGGATTCACAAATTCGTCATCATCACCTGAAAGACAACAAAGTTATATAGTAGGAGctgtaagattaaaaaaaagataaataaaagataaaatgagCAGTGCATTTTAAAATTAGGAAAGTACATTTTTCTGAAATACCCTCTGTCTGGCAAACCAATATCATCTGTCCATTTTCAGACCAACCCAAAGGTAGACTTCCTTCAGCCAGGTACCATGATTTGTGGTCTGAACAGAGAACAGCTAACCATAAATTGTCACTGACTGAGCCCCTCTTTGATCAGTTCTTGAATggtgatgtattattattattacacagtatttatatagtgccatcatattacagagcgctgtacaaagcccatagtcatgttactacctgtccctcaaaggagctcacaatctatgtccctactttagtcatatgtggttaatgtagtctaaggtcaatatagggggaagccaattaacctatttgcatgtttttgggatttttgggatgtgggaggaaacccacgcagacacagggagaacctgcaaactccatgcagatagtgtcctggctgggattcgaacctagcgctgcaaaggccagagtgctaacctctgagccaccgtgctgcccgatgTATCTCCACAAATATAATTAGTGCTGGCCCAGGGGGCAAATGCCTACCCGTTCTCCAGGCCAGTCCACAAACAACTGGAAATCTTTCAGATAACTTTTTAACAGTTCATTAATATGCCCCCAAAAATCTAAATGTTCATACAGCAACTGCCCAAATACCTCTTTTTCAGCAAATGTTCACTTGTCACAGTGTAAGTTTAAGGCTCAGTCATAGAAATCAATAACATTTGTGTTATTACATGCAAAGGTTCAGATTTTTGGAGTTGAAGGATGTCCTGAACTGGCCAACATTCAATAAGTACGAAGCTGACACTAAAGAGCAAATCAGAGGGGTGTTCATGATGTCCGAGGTAAGTGGTGTCATCCCGGATCTCCTTCACAAGGATGTCCAGCCAAAGCTGTTTGGTTTTGTATGAAGTGTGGTGGAATCACAACCCCTTTTAGGTATTTACTCCATTTGTTCCTGTGACAACAGTTCCTGAtgagaagtgaaggaaaatctgaaCAAGGTTCCCAGACCGCAATAAAAATCTTACAGGTCTACTAGCCTTTGCCTACGGTTGTGAGAAATCTCAATAACTGACCCAACTGGTCCATAAAACACGGTTATAACAACCAACCCTACCTGTGCCGGCTGATAGAGtggctttaaatgatattttatagaCGTATTGGGCCAAATAAAATTTCTGCCTTTAGAATGCTGACACATCATACAATACACATTAATTTAGTGATCCTTGTGTGTTGTAAtcactatttattatattgtattagtaTTTCTATAGTGTCTTCATGCACCATATTTTCTAGACAGTATTTTACCAATCTAGTGGCCAATTTTTGTAGAGAATACTTGTACATAAAACAGCTTGATTGTATTTCCTTACCTTTGAATATATAGTCTACTTGTGGCATATTGAAGTGCAGCCACTCCAGGAAGCACCTTTCTTTCAGAGATAAGTTGTGATGGCCTTCCATAAAGTCCCACAGCAAGATATCATTATATGTTTTACTCTCCTCCTCCACTATGTTCATGGGCCCAATACTATCAATCAGGGCCATCAGGAAGATTGGCCTCACCCTGTAGCCTTCGATCACCATTTCCTTGGCCCACGTCTGTCTTAGTGCACTTCTCCTGGTGGTAGACTGTGGATGGGTCTTAACTGCCAGCACTAGAAAGGGTATGGAGAGGTTCTGTTTCAGTTGTGGTTGTGGTGTAAGAAGGACCGAGCACTTATAACTCTGTAGGTAAGGAAACTCCGATAGGAATGATGAATAATTGAGATGATAAGAGAAAGCCTCATCTTGGAGCGTCACTGACTTTCGTTGAGGTTGAATAGGGGTTTCTTGGACATTTTGGGGCACAATGCTGTCATTTagaaatttttttgcaataaataagaTAACAAATACAGACAGGAAGGCTTGGAGCACTAAAACTATTCGGATCTTCATGGTTggtaaaatgcctgcaaaaacagATCAGCAGATACTAAGTAAGTGGTTTAAATATTATCACATACAAAGACAGAGCTAGCATTATGGTTTCACGGATCTTTTGTTGCTGACCTCTATGTGTCCTGACTATATTCTTTCCTGCTTCTTGGTACTTCACCTGGTTTGATGGATCTTTTGCTGCTGAACTTCACTCACCTTGTCTATACTCCCACCTGCTGTCTGGTATTTCCCTTGGTGTGATGGATTTCCTACTGGTGACCTCTGCTTAGTCTTAGCTACTGATTCCCTACCTAAGTTAGCTTATCTCCTGCTTCACATGTCTTCTACTCCAGCCCTTTTGGGTGTATATTGAGGAGTGCAACTTGGCACCTGTCAGCAACGTACCATCTCACAACAGGCTCAGGTGAAGACTCTTTTATGTGCAACACCAATTGACAGTCTTAAGCTGCagacacatgttcaataattgtcgttggaaaaaatCCATGAGTAGCCTTACTCTATGGATGACACCCCACTCCGGGGCTGGGATTTACTAACATTATTCAGCAGTCCTGTCTGACTGATGCCAGTCTCAGAAAGGTCCATCTCTTGGATACctgaggatgtttttttttgcaggacaaaagTCCACTCAGATATGAACCCTCCAACTAGGGAAAAAGTTACGGCTGGATTGACTAGCTGTCTGGTTGGGTTGAGAGACGTCAGCTATTACCAGTCCAGTTAGCAAGAGAAGCCTGTACAGTTTGTACAAAAGGTTATTTATTCTGGTGCAAGTCCATTGCTATATCATGTCATGAACAGGTCATAGAACCATATAATGGATATTTATTAGAATAGCAGCACATGAAATTAAAGCTTGATATGTACCAAAAACAACATGTCATTGACAAGTACAAACCTAAGTCAATGGCCAGGTATAGCAAAGTTATCCAGCCACCGAACAATGACAGCTATGACAGTTGGTCATTACTAATTCTGATTTAGGATTTCCAAATCTTTTTGCTTGCCAGGATCACATTACCAACCTTTGACTGGATCAATTAATATTCAATTAATTCTTTTAAACTCACCCATGTGGATCCTAATACTACAAGCTGGCTATAGTAATCAGTATTAAGGACTAGGAGCTGAACTACATTGATGGTGCCACTGTGTTATAGAGAACACATTAACCTACCGGGCACTCCCAATCTGCATTGAACCCTAGACCCTAGAAAGAGTTTTCCCCTCAAATGATGCCAGTGATTTCCCCTGGGGCTACCTGAGATAGCAAGTTTGAACAGCTCTTGGTGGGTTTAATGGATGAACAATAACCGGCAAGCACCAGAGGTTCGGTCCTCTTTAGGTT belongs to Pyxicephalus adspersus chromosome 2, UCB_Pads_2.0, whole genome shotgun sequence and includes:
- the LOC140322692 gene encoding beta-1,3-galactosyltransferase 5-like isoform X1 — encoded protein: MQQPVKPDKKETLSCYISHSGSAHTCILLYSSLPGQEKLCSTQGILPTMKIRIVLVLQAFLSVFVILFIAKKFLNDSIVPQNVQETPIQPQRKSVTLQDEAFSYHLNYSSFLSEFPYLQSYKCSVLLTPQPQLKQNLSIPFLVLAVKTHPQSTTRRSALRQTWAKEMVIEGYRVRPIFLMALIDSIGPMNIVEEESKTYNDILLWDFMEGHHNLSLKERCFLEWLHFNMPQVDYIFKGDDDEFVNPAALVRYIKEHGTLHSLHGAVQRHAVVLRSSKYEVSKTLFPNYKYPYFLSGGGFLFPRASVPLLYEASLKIPVFPLDDVYLGFLALAANLTMHDDQRFYVWGLNFDACRYQQALVVHWVKMETLVEIWKKVQEAKCHPNGTIIT
- the LOC140322692 gene encoding beta-1,3-galactosyltransferase 5-like isoform X2, which codes for MKAGILPTMKIRIVLVLQAFLSVFVILFIAKKFLNDSIVPQNVQETPIQPQRKSVTLQDEAFSYHLNYSSFLSEFPYLQSYKCSVLLTPQPQLKQNLSIPFLVLAVKTHPQSTTRRSALRQTWAKEMVIEGYRVRPIFLMALIDSIGPMNIVEEESKTYNDILLWDFMEGHHNLSLKERCFLEWLHFNMPQVDYIFKGDDDEFVNPAALVRYIKEHGTLHSLHGAVQRHAVVLRSSKYEVSKTLFPNYKYPYFLSGGGFLFPRASVPLLYEASLKIPVFPLDDVYLGFLALAANLTMHDDQRFYVWGLNFDACRYQQALVVHWVKMETLVEIWKKVQEAKCHPNGTIIT